In Tenebrio molitor chromosome 1, icTenMoli1.1, whole genome shotgun sequence, the sequence acccctgaacattccggatttgtaaccggtaacagggttgcccagtttctggagcgtaatttataacgtaacagtagctaaggtatggtttagaaattttgacaactgaatgacacatctgcccagttttccgtgtccccaatagtacactatacctgctgcagtgttggtaagtgcaaacaatgcatgttcgaggttgtttatacatcaaaatttaatcaaaacgtcaaaatcgcaaaaatcgttgattaatgaaaaatagtgtattaatgaggtccattaatacactataatttagacaaaagaattcattaattttgaaattaacaagcggtcaacggaaaaagattttaagcgatttggaatTCTTTAaggactcgtcgaacaaaaaaacgtcgtattcaactcgttcgtgtgttcTTTATGACGCTTGTAGACCTCTGACTCTGACCCACTcatgccataaagagcccaatttatacactaactcgttaaataatatactattttctcaTACATACTTCTctaaaaagcaaaaattatacaatcGATGGCTCAAAGATGGTCATGAAGGAAGACAAAATCATTATTTCGTAAACCCAagcaaaaaaaactttaaactATCAAAGCAAATGTTAGCTCTTAGTAAAATAATGtatcaataaaacaattgGTTATTGTCCTGGAaagtaattacatattaataaaatacataatacaaatatttccCTGAAGACATTTTTCACGCATATGCAAttgcaattgtttatttaacaattaaccaataaacatgaaataaacaagaactgataagtgtttttttataaaaccgCAAATCGAACACCCACAACGTGACTGTTCTTGTAATCTGCAGCTTATCAAAAGaagtttatttacatttgtgGTTTCACCTCAGGAAACTTTACACATTATTGGGACAGGAAACGAGCAATTAATTAATCTGAATTCACTTATTTGATTGCTACTTTATTCAAACGCATAAcgacaatatttatttcagtTTACGTCGTCGAGTAAAACAGTAACGAACATTTTGTCTCTTGCACGGTACTTTGAATCTTGTTTTCTATTTTACTAGTTAGTTACATCTTGTATTACAGATGAGTGAAAACTTGCAAGTGGAGCTTGTTTATTTCTATCCTAAGGAAAACTCCAAGCCCCACAAAACCGATAAGTTTGAACTGATTTACGATGAGCAGAATCCAATTCCGATTTTGCGTCGGGGTTTAAAATTCACCATCGCCGTGCGCTTCAAGGCTAAGACTTATGATCCACAAAAGGATAGAGTACGcctgattttcaattttggtaATTACAGTTCTCTGTTTTCTACATTGAtcgttaataaaaattttcaggtcCAACTCCTAATCCAGTCAAAGGAACTCGTGGTTCAGTCATAATTAGTCCTACCAGGACACGTATTGAAGATAAGAAAACTTGGGGTGGTAATGTGCTTGATTCTGCATCTGATCTAATCTtagaagtattttttttatcaacattttgtgaacatttttttttatgaaaattttagaTATTTGCTCCTCCTGAGGCACCAGTCGGAGTGTGGCAACTCCAAGTTGAAACAAGTCGGATAAACTCGACTTTACCTGCCACTGTTTACAACCACGAAAAAGACTTTTACATCCTCTTCAATCCGTGGAATTGCCGTAAGATCTCTTCATTCAATTACCAGTCCCAGATAAAGACACTATTTTACAGATGATTTGGTCTACATGCCTGAAGAAAGACTTCTCGACGAATACATTCTGACCGACGTTGGAAAAATATGGGTGGGTCCATATGGTTCCAGCAGGGGTCGCGAATGGGTCTTTGGACAATTTGACGCTTGTATACTGCCAGCGGCCATGCTGATCTTTGAAAAGTCAGATTTGCCGCCAGCAAGTCGTGGCGACCCCATAAAGGTGAGCAGAACCATTTCCAAACTAGTCAACAGCAATGACGACGATGGTGTCCTGGTGGGGCGATGGGACGGAGAATATGACGATGGTACTTCCCCATCCTCCTGGACTGGATCTGTTCAAGTCTTGCAAGAATTCCTGGATACGCAATCTCCCGTGAGCTATGGCCAGTGCTGGGTCTTCTCAGGAGTTGTCACCACAAGTTACATTTACAATTCCTGTTTTTGCTCGTGGTAATAATTTACTTCCAGTTTGTCGCGCTCTGGGCATACCTTCGCGGGTGGTTTCCAACTTAGTGTCTGCTCATGACGCTAACGCAAGCCTCACCGTTGACAAGTACTACACTGCTAACAACGAAGAAATGGACTACGATCCTAACAATCCCATGGGCGAAGATTCCGTCTGGAATTTCCATGTCTGGAACGATGCCTGGATGGCGCGACCCGATTTGCCACCGGGTTACGGTGGATGGCAAGCCATCGATGCCACCCCTCAAGAAACTTCTTCCGGGTCTTACCAGTGCGGTCCCTCCTCTTTGGAGGCCATCAAAAAAGGCCAAGTCGGGTTTAATTACGACGTTGGATTCATGGTTGCTTCGGTGAACGCCGATGTGATGCGTTGGAAAGAAGACAACACCAGAGAGCTTGGTTTTGCTCGTATTTACACCAACAAATACCAGTCAGTTTATGCTCGATCGATTGGTTATTTATTACTGATGATTTGTTTCAGTATCGGTCGACTAATTTTGACCAAACAACCTTTCATTTTTGATCCAAATGGGGACCAAGATCGTCAAGATGTCACATTGCAGTACAAGGCCCCAGAGGGTTCAAAAGATGAGCGTATGGCTTTGTATAACGCCGTCAGAGCAACAGAACTCGCAAAGAGGTGACAAATTCAACGTAAATTTGtagattttaattgttatgtGTGTTACAGCTTCTTTGCCTTGCCGGACGCTGGACTGGAGGATGTGGAATTCGATTTGGAAGAATTGGAAAGAATCAAAATCGGTGAAGGTTTTTGTGTTGTCGTTcatgtgaaaaacaaaagcgaTCAAGTACGAAGCATTAAAGCGATATTGTCTGCGGCTAGCGTTTTCTATAATGGTGTTAAAGCAAATATGATCAAGAAGGAAGAAAAGGACGTGGCATTGCAGCCTAAATCGGGTTAGTCGTAGTTAAGCTTCTAtacctaaaatatttttgacggTGTTGTCTCTAGAGAAAACATTTAGAATGACGATTCAAGCTGACGAGTACCTGGAAAAACTGGTTGAATATTGCAACATGAAGCTTTACGCTATTGCTTCGGTTAATGAAACTCGTCAAACCTGGACCGATGAGGACGACTTTGAAGTACTGAAACCCAAAATCGATGTTCGGGTAATGCTCCAAAAACACATGTTCTAACACAGTTTTAAGTTATATCTATCTTCTCAGATGCCGCCTGAGATTCCCATTGGCAAACCGACAACTGTCACTTTAAGATTCGTGAATCCTTTAAAGAAGGTGCTCACAAATTGCAGATTTAATCTCTCCGGTCCCAATCTAATCAGAAATCAGATCATTCGTTACGCAGATGTCAAACCGGGGGGTCTGGTGAAAATGGCCACGGAGATAACACCGAGAGTTGTGGGGGATCAGGTACTGGTGGTGACATTTTCGTCAAAACAACTCCTGGACATCAGAGGCTCTGCGAAAGTTGAAGTGTTAGAGGATGAGgagtaatttttcaaaatgtattgATGTTCTGAttgttttattcattttcatttatgcCGTTACATTCTGCTTTTTATATTCTTGCTTTGttatattttatgtttttcataataaatattGCATGAAATGAATTGTTTTCCTAATTAATGTTCCACATTTCTGTAAAACactttattaataaatgaacTTCATTAATGAACGGGATCGGCTAAAGAAATATCtataaaatagtaaaaaagtATATACACTTACTAgtctaataatttaatgacgcTAAGTTAATAAAAAGGATAAAACCCTTTATCCAAAAATATCTGCTAACTTTGttaggtacatattttacGTGTATGTATTCCGGGTTGTCTAATAAAAAGTAGTTCATGTGTCACAGCACAAAACACCTAATATAAGAACTGAAAGTTTCTGTGTTCAACGTTGGCAACGCAAAATACTGCAAGGGGGGCGGGGAGAGCAAACTAAATGACCGCGGGAAAAATCTGACCGCCACCATCTTCATAATGCTCCCTacacgttttttttaattgtcaagaTATTAAAGTGGAAATAgtaaatttggtttaaaaaaaaaaaatgctttttcattttaaaatcttactttagttttaaaaaagtagaaaaataaaattaaacaagataaaattctgaaattcccgcaaaaaaataagttaaaatcaagaaaaattcaaaacagataaaaacaaaataacattcacttgaaaaaagtaaaaaacaaaacaagataaaattctataaactcaacaaaaaacttttaatataaaatagtcTATTACAGTAAAACAAGGTAGGTAAACCTAAAAAATCACCCACAAATCATAGCACTATTTACATCtcagttttttcattttctttttatgtCCCTGGGATACTGCGGAAAACTTCTTGTCCCAGCAATATTTATATGTAGATTAGAAAAGTGGTACACttatctaaaattaaattaaaacaattgtgTTCCACGCAATCTATTTGCCCAAAATCTATCTTTTGTTTAAAAGAACATTTGTAAGTGTATTCCAGATTTCTCTGAAAACCACacttatcaaaaaattcatataaaCAGTAGTGATGTATATGTCCGTCTCTGAGAGTTGTCCGCTTCTTTAAAAGTTGTCAGAAGATTACGTGGAGTTAAATCTCTGGAAAATAAACTGTTCCGGCAATTGGCACAATCAAGAgtgtcaatatttttgaacaccCAGCCTGCAACATACGCAAGACCTTGAGTATCTTCAACAGAAAGATCTCTCAAATTCTGGGGTGATGAAATGCAATCATCTTTGAGTATGTTCCacagaaaaataattgatCGAATCATTGTCTGCCAACCGCGAACAAATAAATACCGATTCGAAAGATCGGCATCGGTCCCCAAATCAATTAATTTCCACTTGTTCAACTTTGtcaataattttgttcaagtCAAAATGAGGTGAATTTCGCAACAAAGCACATCTAAAGCGCTTATGATCAACCGGCTTGCTATTTGCATTATTCAATGAATCAAACAAATCTTCAACTTTTTGAACAAATTCCGCCGTGAAAATAGTCTCAGCAGGCAGGGTCACCTTTTCATAGTACTAGCCATGGAGTTGTTTAGTTGAGCTGCAGCAACCTTCACCTTCATTTTATCGTTTTTCAGATTAAAaggaagtttttttaaatttcagcaaagatttgaatgttttttgCTGGTCAAAATTAAAGACAGACTCAATGTggattttgtatttcaataATGCATTACGCGTATTCTTTAAAAGATGTAGAACATTGAAAATGGTTACAATTGGTTTATCCTTAACAAAGAAATAATAGGAACTTTGGCGGGGATGACGCTAATTAAAAAGTGCTCTCAAAACTGCGCAAACAGTGGACAAGACGTTTAACCTGATATCTTGAAGTtgtgaaattatttctttGATAAGGAACTTCAAATTTGCTGTTTGAACAGTTTTCGAAGCGAAATTATAGGCAATTACTTGTTTCTTGTTGCCATTGCTTCCTGACTCCACGAACCATAAAAACAAGTGCATGGTGGGCTGCATTGTTTGTTCATCCTTTGATTTGTCCTAAATGACCAACATCTCAAACCCACTTATGTATTGCTGTACACGCTCCTATGAGCTATGAGTGAAAGCCTTGACAAAGTGAAATTTCATCAAATAAAGTACAATTCCGATCGGCATGATTCATTTCTACTGACTTGATTCTTGATGTTCTAAAACACGCTATGTATCTATTGACATTGACACCAGTGATGTCTGAATTCTGACCAGTGTCACACgaaattttagccaaaatcacagATCACTCACTGTCACTAATGAGTAATGCAGTGATCTGTGGCCAAGGCCAAAATTGCTTTTTGAGGCTTTGCTTTGACAGATCGGGATGACCGTAACGAGAGGACGAGCGCAACACGCAACACAGCTTGAAGTAGACGCAATTGACACGTGTGTTCGGTTAAGTTTACGTTTTCGGTCAAATGtacaaaaacataaaaatgtggtttttatgttgttattttgcaatttaaagGCCCATTacgtaaatttttattatacaaaaATGTGAACCTGACTTtatgtaatattttaaaatgtagaCTAGCGATAAAACATGCGATTATACAGGTAAATTCATTACTACTACTACTTTcgctttaattaatttagcaCCTTTATTGATTGTTTTTAGGAGATGTGTGCGGAAACCTTTTTTCTGCATAtggttcttaattgtacttatttacatattttacgtcgaattttatacatattttaataatacatCAAGTTGGTTAGAGCCCAAATGCGTGAATCAAAAAGATTGTACAAAAATCCTCTTAGTCGCAGACCCCCAGATTATAGGACAACGTAGAGAGATTATACACTCTATTACACCATTTAGTATTATCGACAGCGATTTATACCTTAAAAAAACATACTACTGGGCCTTTAGATTTACACAACCTGACATTGTTATATTTTTGGGCGATTTAATGGATGAAGGCTCAATAGCGCCCGATGAAGAATTTTATGGTTATGTGAGGCGGATTTTCGatattttcattgaaaaatcaCCATCTACTGttaaagtaattaaaagtTTACATCTAAAATCATCATTATATTGTTGAATTGTAGCACATATGGCTCCCAGGTGATAATGACATAGGTGGTGAACAATTTGATGGAGTGACCAAACAAAAACTAAAGAGATTTCACAGAGCTTTCGCCCAGCCTGAACTAATAACTTACAAGAATatcacttttttcaaaattaatcgtcTGATTCAAAGTATTCCTGTATTTAAAGACAAAAGAGAATTTTATGACACTTCTAGAAT encodes:
- the LOC138123607 gene encoding uncharacterized protein isoform X1 — encoded protein: MRLYRRCVRKPFFCIWFLIVLIYIFYVEFYTYFNNTSSWLEPKCVNQKDCTKILLVADPQIIGQRREIIHSITPFSIIDSDLYLKKTYYWAFRFTQPDIVIFLGDLMDEGSIAPDEEFYGYVRRIFDIFIEKSPSTVKHIWLPGDNDIGGEQFDGVTKQKLKRFHRAFAQPELITYKNITFFKINRLIQSIPVFKDKREFYDTSRIFIGLSHLPLMFMPSLFVEKVFNKMLPQVLFTAHEHKSMIVSTDALLRQDRQIIPVTPDNNKIYEYTLGNTDMYEFIIPTCSYRMGTDKIGYGFAVLERNELRYTVLWSPSRFRQLSNYLTLICFVLLGLCFHCCCCRNSAPKRFI
- the LOC138123567 gene encoding hemocyte protein-glutamine gamma-glutamyltransferase-like, whose amino-acid sequence is MSENLQVELVYFYPKENSKPHKTDKFELIYDEQNPIPILRRGLKFTIAVRFKAKTYDPQKDRVRLIFNFGPTPNPVKGTRGSVIISPTRTRIEDKKTWGGNVLDSASDLILEIFAPPEAPVGVWQLQVETSRINSTLPATVYNHEKDFYILFNPWNCHDLVYMPEERLLDEYILTDVGKIWVGPYGSSRGREWVFGQFDACILPAAMLIFEKSDLPPASRGDPIKVSRTISKLVNSNDDDGVLVGRWDGEYDDGTSPSSWTGSVQVLQEFLDTQSPVSYGQCWVFSGVVTTICRALGIPSRVVSNLVSAHDANASLTVDKYYTANNEEMDYDPNNPMGEDSVWNFHVWNDAWMARPDLPPGYGGWQAIDATPQETSSGSYQCGPSSLEAIKKGQVGFNYDVGFMVASVNADVMRWKEDNTRELGFARIYTNKYHIGRLILTKQPFIFDPNGDQDRQDVTLQYKAPEGSKDERMALYNAVRATELAKSFFALPDAGLEDVEFDLEELERIKIGEGFCVVVHVKNKSDQVRSIKAILSAASVFYNGVKANMIKKEEKDVALQPKSEKTFRMTIQADEYLEKLVEYCNMKLYAIASVNETRQTWTDEDDFEVLKPKIDVRMPPEIPIGKPTTVTLRFVNPLKKVLTNCRFNLSGPNLIRNQIIRYADVKPGGLVKMATEITPRVVGDQVLVVTFSSKQLLDIRGSAKVEVLEDEE
- the LOC138123607 gene encoding metallophosphoesterase 1-like isoform X2, yielding MRLYRRCVRKPFFCIWFLIVLIYIFYVEFYTYFNNTSSWLEPKCVNQKDCTKILLVADPQIIGQRREIIHSITPFSIIDSDLYLKKTYYWAFRFTQPDIVIFLGDLMDEGSIAPDEEFYGYVRRIFDIFIEKSPSTVKHIWLPGDNDIGGEQFDGVTKQKLKRFHRAFAQPELITYKNITFFKINRLIQSIPVFKDKREFYDTSRIFIGLSHLPLMFMPSLFVEKVFNKMLPQVLFTAHEHKSMIVSTDALLRQDRQIIPVTPDNNKIYEYTLGNTDMYEFIIPTCSYRMGTDKIGYGFAVLVILYFEERFLRFS